The Ahaetulla prasina isolate Xishuangbanna chromosome 11, ASM2864084v1, whole genome shotgun sequence genome contains a region encoding:
- the LOC131205110 gene encoding integrator complex subunit 6-like isoform X1, translated as MPILLFLIDTSASMNQRAYLGTSYLDVAKGAVELFMKLRARDPASRGDRYMLVTFDEAPYCIKAGWKENHATFMNELKNLQASGLTTLGQALRSSFDLLNLNRLVSGIDNYGQGRNPFFLEPSILITITDGNKLTNTSSVQEELHLPLNSPLPGSELTKEPFRWDQRLFALVLRLPGAPSVEPEQLGSVPTDESAITQMCEVTGGRSYCVRTQRMLNQCLESLAQKVQSGVVINFEKSGPDPPHIGEDGLVDATRPVNSFGSQPWHSCHKLIYVRPNPKTGVPVGHWPIPESFWPDQNSPTLPPRTAHPVVRFSCMDCEPMVIDKLPFDKYELEPSPLTQYILERKLSHVCWQVFVSSSAKYSELGHPFGYLKASTSLTCVNLYVMPYNYPVLLPLLDDLFKFHKLKPNLKWRQALESYIKTMPPYYLVPLKKALRMMGAPNLISDNLDCGLSYSVISYLKKLSQQTKIESERIIGSVGKKPPQETGIKVKSHSSGLSLIQSRDFKQLLQGISGDSPLRLPEMNVKEFAGFHIGLLNKDLKPQAFRNAYDIPRRSLLDQLTRMRTNLLKTHKFILGQDEDCLHSVPVAQMGNYQEYLKMMPSPLREIDPDQPKRLHTFGNPFKQDKKGMMIDEADEFVAGPQNKVKRPGEPNTPASLKRRRSMSPLLRRPQSPPVVANHVGGKGSPSAAGPPSNPNTKTTPAYKDANSNTVQDGNGEKKAENFPLLDKPGDEPLVHLVPPSPAAVVDEDLPNDMDSLTGELNCVGEDGLDHRPVVNSLVRGPLNYSMSAEDQKPVVEPASGTVPNSVKITSNMFEGNNEVIKIKVMKEVRKPGRNYEKIFSLLEEIQGPVEVQKYFIEFAIKEATRFKKRVLIQHLERILEEIEFSSLPNRINHVNSR; from the exons ATGCCGATCCTCCTTTTCCTCATAGACACGTCCGCCTCCATGAACCAGCGGGCGTATCTGGGCACCAGCTACCTGGACGTGGCCAAGGGCGCCGTCGAGCTCTTCATGAAG CTGAGGGCCCGAGACCCGGCCAGCCGCGGCGACAGGTACATGCTGGTCACCTTCGACGAGGCGCCTTATTGCATCAAG GCTGGATGGAAGGAAAACCATGCCACTTTCATGAACGAACTGAAAAACCTGCAAGCGTCTGGATTGACCACCCTCGGCCAGGCCCTGCGATCATCCTTCGACCTGCTGAACCTCAACAGATTAGTCTCTGGAATAGACAACTACGGGCAG GGGAGGAATCCCTTTTTTTTAGAGCCGTCGATTTTAATTACCATCACAGATGGAAACAAGCTGACGAATACTTCTTCTGTTCAAGAGGAG CTCCATCTGCCCCTGAATTCTCCCCTGCCTGGTAGCGAGCTAACCAAAGAACCGTTCCGCTGGGATCAACGGCTGTTTGCCCTCGTGCTGCGCTTGCCCGGAGCCCCTTCAGTGGAACCCGAGCAGCTAGGGAGCGTTCCCACAGATGAGTCTGCCATCACGCAGATGTGCGAAGTCACTGGAG GGCGCTCGTATTGTGTTCGGACCCAGCGCATGTTGAACCAGTGCTTAGAATCCCTTGCTCAGAAGGTTCAGAGTGGCGTGGTCATTAACTTTGAAAAATCGGGGCCAGATCCTCCTCACATTGGGGAAG ATGGACTGGTGGATGCCACGAGGCCTGTCAATTCCTTCGGTTCTCAGCCGTGGCACAGCTGTCATAAACTCATCTATGTGCGTCCAAACCCTAAAACGGGGGTGCCTGTTGGCCATTGGCCAATTCCTGAATCTTTTTGGCCCGATCAGAATTCACCAACGCTG CCCCCTCGCACAGCTCATCCAGTAGTGAGGTTCTCCTGCATGGATTGCGAGCCGATGGTGATTGACAAGCTGCCATTTGACAAGTACGAACTAGAACCGTCGCCTTTAACGCAATACATCTTGGAACGGAAGTTGTCTCACGTGTGCTGGCAG GTCTTTGTGAGCAGCAGTGCAAAATACAGCGAGCTCGGACACCCCTTTGGTTATTTAAAGGCCAGCACCAGTCTGACCTGTGTCAATCTCTATGTGATGCCTTACAACTATCCCGTTCTGCTCCCTCTGCTCG ATGACCTTTTCAAGTTTCACAAACTTAAGCCAAATCTGAAGTGGCGACAGGCATTGGAGAGCTACATAAAAACCATGCCTCCTTACTACTTAGTG CCATTAAAGAAAGCCCTAAGGATGATGGGAGCTCCAAATCTGATATCAGATAATTTAGATTGTGGACTTAGTTACAGTGTTATCTCTTACCTTAAAAAACTCAGCCAACAG ACAAAAATAGAGTCGGAGCGGATAATAGGGTCAGTGGGTAAGAAACCCCCGCAAGAGACGGGCATTAAGGTGAAGAGTCACTCCAGCGGCCTGTCCCTCATCCAGAGCAGGGATTTCAAGCAGTTGCTTCAAGGGATTTCTGGCGATTCTCCCCTGAGGCTGCCTGAAATGAACGTGAAGGAATTTGCTGGATTCCACATAGGGCTCTTGAATAAG GATCTAAAGCCGCAGGCCTTCCGCAATGCTTACGATATTCCTCGTCGCAGCCTTTTGGACCAGCTGACCCGGATGAGAACTAACCTGTTGAAAACACACAAGTTCATTCTAGGCCAGGACGAAG ATTGCCTTCACAGTGTCCCTGTAGCACAGATGGGAAACTACCAGGAATACCTAAAGATGATGCCTTCTCCCCTTCGAGAAATTGACCCCGACCAGCCCAAAAGGCTTCACACTTTCGGAAACCCTTTCAAGCAGGATAAAAAG gGAATGATGATCGATGAAGCGGATGAATTCGTCGCCGGTCCTCAGAACAAAGTCAAACGTCCGGGAGAGCCCAACACGCCGGCCTCCCTAAAGAGAAGGCGCAGCATGTCCCCGCTCTTAAGACGGCCGCAGTCACCGCCCGTCGTAGCCAACCACGTTGGCGGGAAGGGGTCACCCTCGGCTGCTGGGCCCCCATCCAACCCAAATACTAAAACTACGCCAGCTTATAAAG ATGCAAACAGCAACACGGTTCAAGATGGCAACGGTGAAAAGAAAGCCGAGAATTTCCCGCTGCTGGACAAACCAGGGGACGAACCTTTGGTGCATCTTGTTCCTCCATCCCCAGCTGCCGTGGTAGACGAAGACCTGCCAAACGATATGGACTCTTTGACCGGTGAACTGAACTGTGTTGGGGAAGATGGACTGGACCATAGACCTGTGGTCAATTCCCTCGTACGAGGCCCTTTAAATTACAGTATGTCCGCCGAAGACCAAAAACCAGTGGTGGAGCCAGCTTCTGGAACTGTGCCAAATTCAGTGAAAATAACATCCAATATGTTTGAGGGGAACAACGAGGTGATCAAAATCAAGGTTATGAAGGAAGTTCGCAAACCCGGGAGAA aTTATGAAAAAATCTTCTCTCTCCTAGAAGAAATACAAGGCCCTGTCGAggttcaaaaatatttcattgaaTTTGCTATCAAAGAAGCAACAAG GTTTAAAAAACGGGTCTTAATTCAGCACTTAGAAAGAATACTAGAGGAAATAGAGTTCAGCAGCCTTCCCAACCGAATTAATCATGTCAACAGTAGATAA
- the LOC131205110 gene encoding integrator complex subunit 6-like isoform X2, with protein sequence MPILLFLIDTSASMNQRAYLGTSYLDVAKGAVELFMKLRARDPASRGDRYMLVTFDEAPYCIKAGWKENHATFMNELKNLQASGLTTLGQALRSSFDLLNLNRLVSGIDNYGQGRNPFFLEPSILITITDGNKLTNTSSVQEELHLPLNSPLPGSELTKEPFRWDQRLFALVLRLPGAPSVEPEQLGSVPTDESAITQMCEVTGGRSYCVRTQRMLNQCLESLAQKVQSGVVINFEKSGPDPPHIGEDGLVDATRPVNSFGSQPWHSCHKLIYVRPNPKTGVPVGHWPIPESFWPDQNSPTLPPRTAHPVVRFSCMDCEPMVIDKLPFDKYELEPSPLTQYILERKLSHVCWQVFVSSSAKYSELGHPFGYLKASTSLTCVNLYVMPYNYPVLLPLLAEEESHLLPVHV encoded by the exons ATGCCGATCCTCCTTTTCCTCATAGACACGTCCGCCTCCATGAACCAGCGGGCGTATCTGGGCACCAGCTACCTGGACGTGGCCAAGGGCGCCGTCGAGCTCTTCATGAAG CTGAGGGCCCGAGACCCGGCCAGCCGCGGCGACAGGTACATGCTGGTCACCTTCGACGAGGCGCCTTATTGCATCAAG GCTGGATGGAAGGAAAACCATGCCACTTTCATGAACGAACTGAAAAACCTGCAAGCGTCTGGATTGACCACCCTCGGCCAGGCCCTGCGATCATCCTTCGACCTGCTGAACCTCAACAGATTAGTCTCTGGAATAGACAACTACGGGCAG GGGAGGAATCCCTTTTTTTTAGAGCCGTCGATTTTAATTACCATCACAGATGGAAACAAGCTGACGAATACTTCTTCTGTTCAAGAGGAG CTCCATCTGCCCCTGAATTCTCCCCTGCCTGGTAGCGAGCTAACCAAAGAACCGTTCCGCTGGGATCAACGGCTGTTTGCCCTCGTGCTGCGCTTGCCCGGAGCCCCTTCAGTGGAACCCGAGCAGCTAGGGAGCGTTCCCACAGATGAGTCTGCCATCACGCAGATGTGCGAAGTCACTGGAG GGCGCTCGTATTGTGTTCGGACCCAGCGCATGTTGAACCAGTGCTTAGAATCCCTTGCTCAGAAGGTTCAGAGTGGCGTGGTCATTAACTTTGAAAAATCGGGGCCAGATCCTCCTCACATTGGGGAAG ATGGACTGGTGGATGCCACGAGGCCTGTCAATTCCTTCGGTTCTCAGCCGTGGCACAGCTGTCATAAACTCATCTATGTGCGTCCAAACCCTAAAACGGGGGTGCCTGTTGGCCATTGGCCAATTCCTGAATCTTTTTGGCCCGATCAGAATTCACCAACGCTG CCCCCTCGCACAGCTCATCCAGTAGTGAGGTTCTCCTGCATGGATTGCGAGCCGATGGTGATTGACAAGCTGCCATTTGACAAGTACGAACTAGAACCGTCGCCTTTAACGCAATACATCTTGGAACGGAAGTTGTCTCACGTGTGCTGGCAG GTCTTTGTGAGCAGCAGTGCAAAATACAGCGAGCTCGGACACCCCTTTGGTTATTTAAAGGCCAGCACCAGTCTGACCTGTGTCAATCTCTATGTGATGCCTTACAACTATCCCGTTCTGCTCCCTCTGCTCG CAGAGGAGGAGAGCCACCTGCTGCCAGTGCATGTTTGA
- the MOSPD1 gene encoding motile sperm domain-containing protein 1 yields the protein MQQQKRQPELVEGKLPVFVFPTELIFYADDQAKHKQVLTLYNPYEFALKFKVLCTTPNKYVVVDAAGAVKPQCCIDIVIRHRDVRPCHYGVIDKFRLQVSEQSQRKALGRKEVIATLLPTAKEQQQKEEEEKRLKEHLAESVFLEQTLCQPENRIASSGPSLLTVFVGILCIAALMLPTLGELDSLVPLYLHLSVNQKLVAAYVLGLITMVILRT from the exons ATGCAGCAGCAAAAAAGACAACCAGAGTTAGTGGAAGGGAAACTTCCCGTCTTTGTTTTTCCTACCGAACTCATATTTTATGCTGATGACCAGGCGAAGCACAAACAGGTGTTGACTCTCTACAACCCTTATGAGTTTGCCTTAAAATTCAAAG TTCTATGTACAACTCCAAATAAATATGTCGTGGTGGATGCGGCTGGCGCAGTGAAGCCTCAGTGCTGCATTGATAT AGTGATTCGTCACCGAGATGTCCGACCTTGCCATTATGGAGTGATCGATAAGTTTCGGCTCCAGGTCTCTGAGCAAAGCCAGAGGAAagccctgggaaggaaggaagtgattgCTACTCTGCTCCCCACTGCGAAAGAGCAGcagcagaaggaagaggaggagaagaggctgAAGGAGCATTTGGCCGAAAGTGTATTTCTGGAGCAGACTCTCTGTCAGCCGG aaaacAGAATTGCCTCATCGGGGCCTAGTTTACTCACCGTCTTTGTGGGAATCCTGTGCATCGCTGCTCTTATGCTTCCCACATTGGGAGAATTGGATTCCCTGGTGCCTCTCTACCTCCACTTGAGCGTGAATCAGAAGTTAGTCGCTGCTTACGTATTAG